AAGTCCGAGAAGCCGGACCTGGTGCTCATGGATCTGATGATGCCCAGCATGGACGGCCTGGCGGCCTGCCAAAAGATGCGTGCCCTGGAGAAACAAGGGCGGCGCACCCCCATTCTATTTCTCACCGCGCGCGAAAGCCACCAGGACAAGCTGAGCTCCGCCCTGAGCGGCGGAGACGACTTCATCTCGAAGCCCGTCAGCCTGCAGGAGCTGCGCGAGCACGTGGAGTCCGCCCTCCAGCAGTCGAAAAACAGAAGGTGAGGCTTTCCGGAATATTCGCCGCCGCCTCCCTGCTCCCGGCCCTTGCCGCGGGGACAGCCCCCCGCGACCAAGCCCGGCATCCCTTCGGAGTACTGCTCCTGGGGGAAGGAGGCAGCCGAGATTGGACCCAAGCCGTGGACTCGCTCAAGGAGGAGCTCGGCGCCAAGTTCCCGCTGGAGTTCGCTCCGGGGCTCGCGGAGGAGCCTTCCCTGCAAAGGGCCGCGCGCAAGCTCGAGGCCCGTTCCGTGAAAAAAATCGTGGCGATCCCCCTTTTCGCCTCGTCGTTCTCCGAGGTGATGGACCAGAACCGCTTCCTCCTGGGAATCCGGGAAAAACCCTCCTTGGAATTTCTGGGAATTTCCCCATCCCGGAAGTCCATCGGCCGCCAACCGCGGGTTCTCTTCAAGGTCCCGGTGGTGCTGTCCAAGGCATTGGACGACCATCCCCTGGCCGTGGAGATCCTCGCCTCCCGAGCCAAGGCATTAAGCCGTAAGCCCGCCGAGGAAGCCCTCCTCCTCATAGGGCAAAGCCCGTTTTCGTCGCAAGCCTCCCGGGACTGGAGCGATAGTTTGAGCGCCGTGGCCGAGAAAGTCCGCCAGAAGGCGGGCCTGCGCGCGGCCGGGGCCTTCATCTGGAGATCCGGTTCAGCGGCCGGAGAGCGCCAGTCGGAGGCGGAGCTGCGCTCAGCACTCAAGGCCCTGCGCCGGCGCGGCCAGGTCCTGGCCGTCCTCGTGGAGATGTCGCCCGCGGAAACCCCGCGCCGAATCGCCGGGATCCTGAAGGAGCATTTCGCGCGCTTCAACGCGAAAACCATCCTCCCGGATCCCCTGCTCGCGCGCTGGGTCGAGGAGTCGGCGCGCGAGTCAGCCAAGCTCCCGGACATGAGGATTTTTCATGGCGGTGGAAGACAATAATTGGAGGTTGCATGACTAACCTAGAGCGGCTTCAAGTGCTGGACAAGGGCTTCGTCAGGCTCATTGATTTCATGGGAGGGGATTCCGGGATCGTTGACGCGGCCCGGGTCTCCTACGGCGGGAAATCCAAGGGCGAGGAGGCGGACCGCAAGCTCATCTCCTATCTCCTTCAGCACTCCCACATGACCCCCTTCGAACACTCCGTGTTCAAGTTCCACGTGAGCTGCCCCATCTTCGTGGCCCGGCAATGGTTCCGGCACCGCTTCGCGGCCTACAACGAGATCTCGTACCGCTATACCGAGGTCAAGGACGACTTCTACATTCCCGCGGCCTGGAGGGCCCAGGACCGCAAGAACAAGCAGGGCTCTGTCGCGGCTTGCGAGCTCGACCAGGGGGCGCTCAAGGCCATGTTCTCAAAACAGGTCGAGGCGGCCCTTGAGACCTACCGCTCCATGGTGGCGGCCGGAGTGGCGCGGGAAATGGCCCGGATGGTCCTGCCGGTAAACCTCTACACGGAGTTCTACTGGACCGTCAACGCCAGGAGCCTCATGAATTTTCTCTCCCTGCGCGCCGACGCCCATGCCCAGTGGGAGATACAGCAGTACGCCGAGGCCATGGCCAGCGTCTTCAAGGACAAGATGCCTTGGACCTGGGCCGCCTTCCTGTCCCATGTCTGGAAAGGGATCAACCCGGAGATCAACGCCCAGCGCGGGGCGTTGATCTCGACCCCGGCCAAATAAGCCATGCACGTCCTGGCGGCCCTGATCGCGGTCCTGGGCTTGGGCCGCGCGGGCCTGGCCCAGCAGGCGGCACGGGCCCAGCGCGCCGACCTTAAGATCGTGGTGCCGGCCGAGGGCGCGGTCGAGGCCCGGGAAGTATTGAGGCTGCGCGCCAGCATGGAGGGGCGGGCCGAGGAGGTCACGGCCTCGCCCGGCTCCTGGGTCCTCTCCGGCAAAAGCCTCGGGAGCCTGGCCAACAAGGAGATGGCCGACCTCTTCGACTCCCGGACCAACGCCAAGGGAGAGCTCGAGAAGCGCTGGAAATCCGTCTATAAGCCCACTCCCATCCATTGCCCCGGGGACTGCTTTGTTCTTAGAGTCTTCATCAGCCCCAAGGAGTGGCTCAAGCCCAAGGCCCTCCTCTTCGAGGTGGCCCAAAAGCTCACCTTGACGGGGAAGGCCGCCGCTCAGGACGCGGCCTGGGTCAAGGACGGCCAAATTTTGGAATTTTGGCCCGCCGCCGAGCCCAATCGCAGGTTCAAGCTGCCCCTGCGCGGCTGCTCCGGAGGAACATTCGCCATGGATTTATCCCCCTCAAATTACCTGGAGCCGGGGACCGCTTGGAAGGGCGAGATCGTCCCGGCGCGCCGCAAAAATGTCTTGGCCGTGCCGACCCAAGCTTTGATCCGCCACGGCTCGGAGGTCTACCTGCCGGTGAAGGTCTCCGCGGGCCTCTCCACGGAGTCTTTGACCGAGATCACCTCAGGGCTCGAGGACAAGAGACAAATACTGGTTCTAGGCGACGTTCAGCTCGGCAAGGCCTCGCGGCACAAGCCCGGGCCGGAACGGGAGGAGCCCGTCCAAGTCATCGAATCCAGGCAAGACAAGGCCGCGGGCCCCCGGGGCGGTTTTTTGAGCCCGGTGCCCGAGGCGGACTCCTCCGAAGAGGATACTAATGCCCAATGACATCGCCCGCACGCGCCGAGTCCTCGCCATCATCCTGGCCGGAGGCAAGGGCGAGCGCCTGCATCCCCTGACCCACGAGCGCTCCAAGCCCGCCGTCCCTTTCGGCGGGAAATACCGGGTCATAGATTTCGTCCTCTCGAACTTCGTCAATTCGGGGATGCACTCGATTTACGTCCTGGTCCAATACCTCTCCCAAAGCCTCATCGAGTACCTGCGCACGAGTTGGCGCACCACGGGGCTCACCCGCGACCAATTCATCACCGTGGTCCCCCCGCAAATGCGCATCGGGACCGTCTGGTACCGGGGGACCGCCGACGCCGTGCGCCAGAACATGAACCTCATCCGGGACTTCGACCCGGACATCATCGCCGTATTCGGGGCTGACCACGTCTACCGCATGGACGTGGGCCAGATGATGCATTTTCACCTCGAGAAAGGCGCGGACATGACCGTGGCCACCCTCCCCGTCCCCATCCGGAGCGCACCCGCCTTCGGGATCGTGGAGACCGACGCCAAGGGGCGCATCACCGCCTTCGAGGAGAAGCCCGCCGCGGCCAAGCCCATGCCCAAGGATCCGGGCCGCGCCCTCTCCTCCATGGGCAACTACTTTTTCAACGCGGACGTGCTCATGAGCATCCTCGAGGACGAGGCCTTCCAGGCCCCGGACCTGGACTTCGGCAAATCCATCCTCCCCATCATTCCCAAGAAGCTCAAGGTCTACGCTTATGACTTCTCGACCAACGTCCTTCCCGGGCTCAAGCCCTACGAGGAAAAGGCCTACTGGCGCGACGTGGGCACCCTCCCGGCTTACTACCAGTCCAACATGGACATCCTGGGGGCCAAGCCCCGACTTAACTTGAACAACCGAAAATGGTTCCTCCACGCCGGACGCTACGACGGCCCTCCGGCCAAGATCCTGGACGGAAAGCTCGTCAACACCATCATCGGAGACGGGTGTTTCGTGCGCAACGCGACGATCAAGAACTCCATCCTGGGCCGCGGCGTGCACGTCCACGACGGCGCCGTCATCGAGGACTCCATCATCATGGATTTCTGCAAGGTCCGGGCCGAGGCGAGGCTGCGTCGAGTGATCGTGGACCGCTTCAACGACATCCCCTCCCGGGAAACCATAGGGCACAATCCCTCCAAAGACGCCCAGCGCTATTTCGTGGACCCTTCGGGGCTCGTGGTGGTGCCCCGTGGGAAAACCTTACCCGCATAACCCGCACCGGGAGGAATATGGTCACTAAAAGAATCCGCTTGGAAAGCCCCGAGGAGGCCCTTCAGCTCCTGGGCGAAAGGGACGCCGCCCTGCGCCAGATGGAGCGCGACTTCGGCGTCGAGATTTTCCTGCGCCAGGACGCGCAGACGGGGGAGCTGCGCCTCACCATCAAGGGCAGCGCCGGCCGAGCGGACAAGGTTATGCGCCGCATCCGCGAAAAGCTCGCTGTCATCCGGCAAGGCCTGGGCCAAGGCCAAGCCCAGGCCTCCATCCCAGAACCCATGGACCTGGATTCCCCTTCCGTTCCCGAGGACGGGATTTACCGCACGGCCTACGGGAAAATCGTCCGGGCCCGCACGCCCAACCAGCAGAAATACATAGACACGATCCTGAGCCACGAGCTGGCCTTCGGGATCGGCCCCGCCGGCACGGGAAAGACCTTCATCGCCGTGGCCTGCGCCCTGCGGGCGCTCGAGCTGCGGCAGGTCAACCGCATCATTTTGACCCGCCCCGTGGTAGAAGCGGGAGAGCGCCTGGGATTTTTGCCGGGAGACCTGCTGGAGAAGGTCAACCCCTACCTCAAGCCCCTCTACGACGCCTTCTTCGCTTTGCTCGGCCCCGAGCGCTTCCGGATGTGGCGGGACACCGAGGTGATCGAGATCGTTCCCCTGGCCTACATGCGCGGGCGCACCTTCGAAGACTCCTTCATCCTCCTCGATGAGGCCCAAAACACCACCCCGGAGCAGATGAAGATGTTCCTGACCCGTATGGGCATTGGCTCGCGGGCCGTCGTCACCGGCGACATCACCCAAACCGATCTCACTGAAAGGACCGTCTCTGGCCTGGTGCGCGTGACCGAGATATTGAAGGGGGTGGAGGGAGTGGCCTTCCATCGCCTCACCGAGGAAGACGTGGTGCGCCATCCCCTCGTCAAGCGCGTGATCCGGGCCTATGATCTCTGGGAGCAGAAGCAGTGACGGTCAACGTCTTCGGCGCCGGGCTCCTGCCCGCCTCGGCCCGGAAGCCCCGCCTTTTGAGGAAGGCTTGCCTTGCCGCACTTAAGAGCGAGAAGTTCCGCGGCTCGGGGGAGATCAGCATTATTTTAACGGATAGAAAAAAGATGCTCGCCCTAAACGAGACATTCTTGCGCCACGACCACGACACCGACGTCATCGCCTTCAACTACGACCCCCCGAACAGCCCCCGAGAGCCCTTCGGGGACGTTTACATCTCCGTCCCGCAGGCCCGAGCGCAGGCCAGTGAGCTCGGACACCCTCTCCTCCAGGAAATACTGACCCTCATCATCCACGGGACCTTGCATCTCCTCGGCCACGAGGATTCCACTCCGCGGAAAAAGGCGAGAATGTTCGCCAGGCAAGACAGAATACTCAGCTCCCTTTCACGCCCCAAGAGGCGAATAAGGCGTCCATAACCAAAGAATCGGGCCGCCGGAGGCTCATTGCTCGAACCGCCTCCCGGGCCAGGCCGCACTCATTATCAATACAGAGCTTTATAGCTGCCTCCCCGAAATAAAAGCCCTTAAGGTTGCTGACTACGGCCTCGTAGTCATTCCCCTGGGCTCCCAGGGCCGCAACGGGATGGAATTTCGCCTGAACCCCCTCAAAACCGGCCCTGACCAAAGCCCCGGGGATCTTGGTCCCGATGCAAGGATCGAGTCCCTTGCCGATCGCGGCCTCGTCCCATAGCCGCATCCATTTTTGAGCGGCGGGTTTTTGGGGCTGCCACTGTATCAACTGGTTGCAAGGCTCCAGGGCGTAGAAGACCCCTCCGGGCTTAAGCAGGCGCCTGACCTGTCTGAGAGTCTCTTCCCAAAGCGGGCCGATGCACCACAGCGCCAACTTGGTAAACACCAGGTCGAAACTGGACTCATTAAAAGCGATACCACCCCCATCCATGACGAGAAATTCAGCGCCGGGCTCCTGCCCGAACTTGGCCCGGGCCACGGCGACGGCCTGAGAGGCCTTGTCTATCCCGGTGTATTTGAGCCTTGGGTTGGCCCGCTTAAGCCAGGGCCAATTGGCCCCGGATCCGCAGCCGATCTCAAGGCAATGCCCGGCTTGGCTTGCCAGCGCCTCCAAGACGGGCTCGCGCAAGAGGAGGGCTTGAGACTCCAGCCGGACCACCTCCTCCAGGGAGTGTCCGAGCGGATATTCGATTTTATTCATGACCGAGCCTCCAGAGCTCTTGACTCAAAAACGCGACCGCCTCAAGAAAATCGGCCTTGGGCTTGAGCAAGGCAAAGCGCGCGCAGTGGGTGACCGCCCCGGGCCGGCTCCAGTAGAAAGGCCTTCCGGGCAGAAGCACCAGATTTTTGGCCTTGAAATGCTGGGCCAAATGCCAGTCGCTTTTAAAAGGCGGCCCGATCCGGACCCATTCCACGCTCAGCCTCGACTTCAAGGCCTCCGGGTGCACCGACAGCACCTCCCCGTCCAGGGCCTGCCTGAATTGGATCCGTCTCTCGGCGACCTCCTTCCATACGGCCTCGGCCAGGCCCCGTTCCAGCGCGTCTTTCAAGAACTCGCCCAGAACCGCCAGGGCAAAGTTCGAGGGGCAGAGGAATATCTCATCGTAGATAACCTCCATCTCCCGGATGATGTCTGGCGAACAGAAGAGGAGGCTGGCCTTGATCTCCTGGGTGGGCCAGACCTTGCCCGTGTCCTCGATGGAAATGAAGGAGACCCCCGAGTCCAAGAGGATCTGGTAATGGTCCGTGTCCTGAGGCATGAAGAACCGGAAGGTATTGTCCAGGACCAGGACTTTCTTATTTCGCGCGCACCACTCGACCAGGCCTTGGAATTGCTCCCTGGAAAGAACCTTGCCCGTTGGATTATTGGGATTGACGATGAAGACGGCACCGGCCCGGCTCCGGTCCAGGGCCTTGTCCCAGGCTCCCCCGTGAAGCTCGGGCTCGGGCAAAGCCTCCAAAGCCACGCCCCTTCTCTTAAGGATCAGGCAGAGATTGTCGAAGGTCGGCTCAAGAAGCGCGGTTTTGAGCTTTTTCTCGGCCAGCCACACCGCCGCCAGGTCGATGGAGCAGGACGCGGTCGGGGCTATCTTGAAATGCCCGTAGCCCGCCAAAGACGGGCAACTCGACAGCCTTCGGAACGCCTCCTTGAACCGCCTTTCGGCCTCTCCCGACCTGATTTTGGCGCCGCTCTCCCAAAGCTCGGGCAATCGCTTGACGATCGCCTGCTGAAACTCGGGCAGCTCCTGCGAGGCATGCCCGTTGGCCAAATCATGCCGGCTCTCGAGCCCCAGAGCCTCTATCTCCGTCAAAGTCTGTCCTGTCATAAATTCCTCCTGTTCCCCGGCTGACGCCTGCCCAGTTTTAACAGAAGGGTGATATGATGTAAAATAAATAGATTCTATTTATCCATAACAATTTCTTATGCCAATCCCAGCGCACGAGCTAGAGGCCTTCCACGCGACCGCGCAAACCCGGAGCTTCTCCGCGGCCGCCAAGCGCGTCAACATCACCCAGCCGGCCCTCTCCCAAAGGATTCGAAGCTTGGAGCGCGCCCTGGGGCTCACCCTCTTGGTGCGCGACAGAAAAGAGGCGCGCCTCACCGACGCCGGGACGAGGCTCTTGCGCTACTGCCAGGCCCAAGGACATCTCGAGGCCGAGCTTTTAAGCGATCTGGGCGGGACGCCCGAGGGCGATTTTGGAGGGCGCCTGCGCCTGGCCGGATACTCCACGATCCTGCATTCGGTCGTGGTTCCGGCCCTGGCCGGGTTTCTGAGGGAGAACCCCTTGGTTCAATACGAGTTCGCCGCGGCCGAGATGCGCGACTTGCCGGGGATGCTTGAGAGCGGCGAGGCCGATTTCGTCGTGCTCGACCGGATCTTGGAGCGTTCCGGCCTCGAATCCGTCCTATTGGGCCGCGAGGCCTGCGTCTTGATCGAGAGCTCCCGCTTCCGCTCCCCGGATATCTACCTCGACCACGACCCCAATGACCGCACCACCGAGCTCTTCCTAAAGAAGCAGGGCCTAAGGGCGTCCAAATCCCCGGCTCGGCGCTACATGGACGACATACACGGGATCATCAATGGAGCGGCCCTGGGCCTCGGGAAAGCCGTGGTGCCCAGGCACCTGCTCTCCAAGGCCTCGTCGGTGCGGGTCATCCCGGGGCTCAAGCCCCTTGAAATACCCGTCGTTCTCCACTATTTCAAGCAGCCCTATTACTCAAGGCTGCAGAAGGAAATCATCCAACGCCTCAAAAGCCACTGCGCAGAGCGGCTGGGGGGCTAGGGATTGGGGAACGGATTCTGCTCCGAGGCCCAACGGCGCAGAATGAGCGGGACCATGACGACCCCTCCGGCCGAGCGGTATTCCCCGGACAAGCCCTCCTTGACCGGCTCGAAGGCGGCGGCGCCATGGCGCGCCGCCGCGTTGCCGTAAAGGCCCGCGAGCACCAAGTAGACGATGGACGGCGGGTAATTCTTCCAATACCGGCGCGCTTCGATGCTGGTCATCCAATCCTTGGCCGGGTCGAATTTGGCGCCGTAAACGCAGGGAGCCCGCTCCTTGATGGCTTGGGCCGTCACGAACCTCGTCTCGCCCTCGCGCCGAACCACCTGGGACAAGACAATGGCGTCCGAGGCCGCCGCCAAAGAGGCCTCCGCCAGGACGAGCTTCTTGCCGTTCGGAAAGAAGACCAGGACCTCGCGCGCGGCCGGGTCGCTGACTAGTCTTAAACCGTTTTCAAAGGAGATGGAGTACGGGATCTCCCCCGCGACGGAATAAGCCCCCGGAACCAGGGGCGGGAGGGCCTTTACCTCGGTTATGATCTGCCGGAAGCACTCGGGCGGCTTGGAAGCGCTCCAGCCGTCGGCCGCCAATAAAGCCAATACCAGACCCGAGAGAGCGCTTCCCGCCCATTTCCCCATATAGTTATTTTAACCGCCCACTCACCGGAGTTCATGGGCCAAAAGGGCAGCAGTGAGGCACCCAAAGGGCCTATTTTATTATCATGCCTTCATGGCAAAAGCGCTTGAAAAGCCAAATTATGGACTGGACGCGCCCTTGATTGTCAAGCGCTGGGGATATTTCGGGGTCTTAGGCCTTGTCTTGACCACGATTCTCTTCAGGCATTTGCCTTCTCATTGGCTGTGCTCAATCCTGGCAAGCCTGGCTTACACGGCCTCTTTCTTCTTTCTTATGCCGGCTATAACCATTGCGTTCGGAAGTTTCTTCCTCAAATTTCGCGAACGCGACTGGCTTTTGGACCAGCTTCAATTGGAAGGGGACGAAACCGTGTTGGATGCGGGCTGCGGAAGAGGGCTGCTACTAATCGGCGCGGCCAAAAGGCTTTCCACAGGCAAAGCCCACGGCCTCGACATGTGGGCGCAGGAAGACCAGAGCTCGAATTGCCGCAAAGCAACCCGCGCCAACGCCGCGATCGAGGGTGTGGCCGGGAAAATAGAAGTCCATGATGGGGACATGAGGCGAATGCCTTTCGAGGACGCCCGTTTCGACGCGGTCGTCTCCAGCTGGGCCATCCATAATATTTACGATGCCCGGGAAAGGGAGAGGGCCCTGCGAGAAATCCTTCGTGTTCTTAAACCCGGCGGCAAGCTCGCCATCCTCGACATTGACCATGCCCAGGAATATCGCGATTTTTATGTCCAGGCCGGGCTCAAGGAGGTTCGACTTCTCGGCCCGCGCTACACGTTCGGCAAGAAAACCTATCTGCTCATGGCGAGAAACTTATCCACAAAAACTTCCCGCGAAGTTTTGTGAACAACTTCATCGAAAATCATTTTCGGCCCGGAAGAAGCATCATCCTTGTCCGAGAAAACACCCAAGACATCTTGGCGGCGGCTCTCGTGAAAAGTCCGGAAAACTTGACGTCCTTGATCCGCTTGGCCTCCACCCACTCGTCGAGATAGCTGGGGTCGTCGTAGCGGATTCGGTGGACGCCGCGGAAGTGCTTGAGGATGACGGCCGGCAGCCATTTCCCCTCGTACTCCACCAAGACCTTCTGGCCGATCGGGCGCATGGGCGGAGGCAGGAATGCCCGGGCCCGGGCCGCGTCTACCCATTCCTCGCGGGGCTGTCGCTTTTGCGAATATCGCACCTTGAGCCGCCCTCTCCGGGCCTCGATGACGCGCGCCCTCCGCCAAGAGCTTGCGTCTGGCACTTCCACATGCTCGCTTTCCCTGGGGGCAAGCTTGCGGGAGGTTCGGGCGATCTCCGCTCCAGGGCCGAAAATTCCCGTCGCCGCCGAGGCGGAGATCTGATCGTCGTTAAAGGCGAGTTCCGACTGGATGTACTCGGCCCATTCCTCGAATTTCACACGCCCATCCCTGTTCAAGTCCACGGCGGGCTCCCCGCGAAGGCCGGCTAGGAGGGCTTCCGTGAACGTCCATTCCCCAGTCGAGCCGCTGGTATTGTCCACGGAGGAAAGAACAAAATAAGACACTCTTCCAAACAACTTGCCGGCTTCCACGGCGAGGCCCCCGGAGTAGCAGCAGTCGGCGGCGAGAATGGCCCGGGCGCCCTTGAAATCCCTCTCGATGTCATGGAAAATGGACTGAACGGTCCAAGCGCCCCTGTCGCGGGCCATGAAATAGGACCGGCCGCGGGCGTCTACGTCCCCCTCCCCGGCGTAATAAAGGAAAAGGAAGTCCCCGGGCTTGGTCCGCGCCAAGGTCCGGCGGAACTCATCACGGATGCTGGCGGTAGTCGAAGCCTGGCGGTCCGTTAGGAAAACGATGCGCTCCCGCGAGACTCCCTTGGCCGCGAGAAATTCCATGAGCTCCCGGTCGCGGCGGCCGGCCTTCTGCTCCGGGGAGGCGGGAAAGGCGGGCCAGTCGATGATGCCGACCGCGAACACCCACGCCCGGGAGTAATCGATCTCCGAGGCGCGGGCCGGAGCGCCGGAAAACAGCACGGCCGCGGCTAAAAGGCCGTAAAAGGTCTTCATGCCCAGAAAATTACTATAATTTCCCAGTGAAAGTCGAGCACATCGCCTTTGGCGAGATCGAGGCCAAATGGCAGGCGCGCTGGGAAGCGGAGGGGGTTTTCAAGGCCCCGAGAATTCCCCGGGAGGGCCGGAAATTCTATTGCCTCGACATGTTCCCCTATCCCTCGGCCGACGGCCTGCACGTGGGCCACCCCGAGGGCTACACCGCCACCGACATATTGTGCCGCTTCAAGCGCATGCAGGGCTTCGACGTCCTGCATCCCATGGGCTGGGACGCCTTCGGCCTGCCGGCCGAGAATTTCGCCCTCCAAACCGGCACCCACCCGCGCGTCGTCACCGAGCGCAACATCTCCAATTTCAGGCGCCAGATCAAGTCCCTGGGCTTCTCCTACGACTGGGACCGGGAGGTCAACACCACCTCCCCGGACTACTACCGCTGGACCCAGTGGATATTCCTCCAACTCTTCAAGAAGGGCCTGGCCTACGAGAGCACGGCCCCCATCAACTGGTGCCCCTCGTGCAAGACGGGTCTAGCCAACGAGGAGGTGTTCAACGGGGCCTGCGAGCGCTGCGGGGCCACGGTGGAGCGCAAGAGCCTGCGGCAATGGATTCTGAAGATCACGGCCTACGCGGACCGCCTGGAAAACGACCTCGCGGCCTTGGACTGGCCGGCCTCGACTATGGCCATGCAGAGGCATTGGATCGGCCGCTCCGAGGGCGCCGAGGTAAGCTTCAAGCTCGCGGACAGCACGGAGCTCAAGGTCTTCACCACCCGACCCGACACGCTCTACGGGGCCACCTACCTGGTGCTGGCCCCCGAGCACGAGCTCGCCAGCCGCCTCGCAGCGCCGGCCCGCAAGTCCGAGGTGGCAGCGTATGTCGAGGCCGCCAAATCCAAGTCGGATCTTGAGCGCTCGGACCTGCAGAAAGACAAGACCGGGGTTTTTACCGGGGCCTACGCAGAGAACCCCGTCAACGGCAGGAAAATCCCGATCTGGGTCGCCGACTACGTGCTCATGGGCTACGGCACCGGGGCCATCATGGCCGTCCCGGCGCACGACGCCAGGGATTGGGAGTTCGCCCGCGAGCACGGACTCTCCGTGATCCAGGTGGTGAGGCCCGTAGAGGGCCCCCAAAACCCCGCGGAGGCCTTCGTAGAGGACGGGATCGCGGTCAATTCCCCCCTCTTCGAGGGCCTGCCCACGGCCTCGGCCAAGGAAAAGATCACCCGGCACCTGGAGCTCTCCGGCCAGGGGCGCCGCAGCGTGCAGTACAAACTGCGGGACTGGATTTTTTCGCGCCAGCGCTATTGGGGCGAGCCCATTCCCATCATCCACTGCCCGACCTGCGGCAAGGTCCCGGTCCCGGAGAAGGATTTGCCCGTGCTCCTGCCCGAGGTGGCCGACTACAAGCCGACCGGAACCGGGGAGTCGCCCCTGGCCGCAATCGAGTCCTGGGTCAAAACGGCCTGCCCCCAATGCCTAGCGCCCGCGCGCCGCGAGACCAACACCATGCCCCAGTGGGCCGGCTCCTGCTGGTACTACCTGCGCTTCATAGACCCCCGCAATCAAGGCGAACTCTGCTCCAAGGAGCTGGAGAATGCCTGGATGCCCGTGGACTGCTACGTGGGAGGGGCCGAGCACGCGGTGCTGCATCTGCTCTACGCCCGCTTCTGGCATAAGGCCCTCTTCGACGCCGGTGCCATTTCCACCCCCGAGCCCTTCAAAAAACTGCGGCACCAAGGCATGATTCTCTCTTTCTCGCACAGGGACTCCAAGGGTTGCTACCACCCTTACGACACGGTCGAGTACGACGAGCAGGGAAGCCCTCTCCTCGCCGCCACCGGCGAGAGGCTCGACTCCCAGGTCGAAAAAATGTCGAAGTCGAAGAAAAACGTGGTCAATCCCGACTCCATCCTCAAGAGCCACGGGGCCGACGCCTTCCGTCTCTACGAGATGTTCATGGGCCCCTTCGAGCAGTCCAAGCCCTGGGACATGCGAAACATCGAGGGCGTGGCGCGCTTCCTGCGCAAGGCCTGGTCTCTGATCCTGGCGGCCGAACCCGCCAATGGGGAAGGCTTAAAAAGCCTTCGACACAAGACCATCAAGAAAGTGACCGGGGACATCGAGCAGTTCGGCTTTAACACCGCGATCTCGGCTCTCATGATTTACTTGAACGAGCTCCAGTCCCAAAAGCCCCCGGCCCGGGCCGACCTGGAGGCCTTCCTGATTTTGCTCAATCCCTTCGCGCCACACTTGACCGAGGAGCTATGGGAGAGGCTGGGTCATGAGAAATGCCTGGCGCGAGA
The window above is part of the Elusimicrobiota bacterium genome. Proteins encoded here:
- a CDS encoding response regulator; the protein is MTTQKKILVVDDDPAIREVLSTQLARLHYDTVSAADGQEAVALFKSEKPDLVLMDLMMPSMDGLAACQKMRALEKQGRRTPILFLTARESHQDKLSSALSGGDDFISKPVSLQELREHVESALQQSKNRR
- a CDS encoding FAD-dependent thymidylate synthase — encoded protein: MTNLERLQVLDKGFVRLIDFMGGDSGIVDAARVSYGGKSKGEEADRKLISYLLQHSHMTPFEHSVFKFHVSCPIFVARQWFRHRFAAYNEISYRYTEVKDDFYIPAAWRAQDRKNKQGSVAACELDQGALKAMFSKQVEAALETYRSMVAAGVAREMARMVLPVNLYTEFYWTVNARSLMNFLSLRADAHAQWEIQQYAEAMASVFKDKMPWTWAAFLSHVWKGINPEINAQRGALISTPAK
- a CDS encoding glucose-1-phosphate adenylyltransferase, which produces MPNDIARTRRVLAIILAGGKGERLHPLTHERSKPAVPFGGKYRVIDFVLSNFVNSGMHSIYVLVQYLSQSLIEYLRTSWRTTGLTRDQFITVVPPQMRIGTVWYRGTADAVRQNMNLIRDFDPDIIAVFGADHVYRMDVGQMMHFHLEKGADMTVATLPVPIRSAPAFGIVETDAKGRITAFEEKPAAAKPMPKDPGRALSSMGNYFFNADVLMSILEDEAFQAPDLDFGKSILPIIPKKLKVYAYDFSTNVLPGLKPYEEKAYWRDVGTLPAYYQSNMDILGAKPRLNLNNRKWFLHAGRYDGPPAKILDGKLVNTIIGDGCFVRNATIKNSILGRGVHVHDGAVIEDSIIMDFCKVRAEARLRRVIVDRFNDIPSRETIGHNPSKDAQRYFVDPSGLVVVPRGKTLPA
- a CDS encoding PhoH family protein, producing the protein MVTKRIRLESPEEALQLLGERDAALRQMERDFGVEIFLRQDAQTGELRLTIKGSAGRADKVMRRIREKLAVIRQGLGQGQAQASIPEPMDLDSPSVPEDGIYRTAYGKIVRARTPNQQKYIDTILSHELAFGIGPAGTGKTFIAVACALRALELRQVNRIILTRPVVEAGERLGFLPGDLLEKVNPYLKPLYDAFFALLGPERFRMWRDTEVIEIVPLAYMRGRTFEDSFILLDEAQNTTPEQMKMFLTRMGIGSRAVVTGDITQTDLTERTVSGLVRVTEILKGVEGVAFHRLTEEDVVRHPLVKRVIRAYDLWEQKQ
- the ybeY gene encoding rRNA maturation RNase YbeY, whose amino-acid sequence is MTVNVFGAGLLPASARKPRLLRKACLAALKSEKFRGSGEISIILTDRKKMLALNETFLRHDHDTDVIAFNYDPPNSPREPFGDVYISVPQARAQASELGHPLLQEILTLIIHGTLHLLGHEDSTPRKKARMFARQDRILSSLSRPKRRIRRP
- a CDS encoding class I SAM-dependent methyltransferase, with the protein product MNKIEYPLGHSLEEVVRLESQALLLREPVLEALASQAGHCLEIGCGSGANWPWLKRANPRLKYTGIDKASQAVAVARAKFGQEPGAEFLVMDGGGIAFNESSFDLVFTKLALWCIGPLWEETLRQVRRLLKPGGVFYALEPCNQLIQWQPQKPAAQKWMRLWDEAAIGKGLDPCIGTKIPGALVRAGFEGVQAKFHPVAALGAQGNDYEAVVSNLKGFYFGEAAIKLCIDNECGLAREAVRAMSLRRPDSLVMDALFASWGVKGS
- a CDS encoding aminotransferase class I/II-fold pyridoxal phosphate-dependent enzyme, whose amino-acid sequence is MTGQTLTEIEALGLESRHDLANGHASQELPEFQQAIVKRLPELWESGAKIRSGEAERRFKEAFRRLSSCPSLAGYGHFKIAPTASCSIDLAAVWLAEKKLKTALLEPTFDNLCLILKRRGVALEALPEPELHGGAWDKALDRSRAGAVFIVNPNNPTGKVLSREQFQGLVEWCARNKKVLVLDNTFRFFMPQDTDHYQILLDSGVSFISIEDTGKVWPTQEIKASLLFCSPDIIREMEVIYDEIFLCPSNFALAVLGEFLKDALERGLAEAVWKEVAERRIQFRQALDGEVLSVHPEALKSRLSVEWVRIGPPFKSDWHLAQHFKAKNLVLLPGRPFYWSRPGAVTHCARFALLKPKADFLEAVAFLSQELWRLGHE
- a CDS encoding LysR family transcriptional regulator; protein product: MPIPAHELEAFHATAQTRSFSAAAKRVNITQPALSQRIRSLERALGLTLLVRDRKEARLTDAGTRLLRYCQAQGHLEAELLSDLGGTPEGDFGGRLRLAGYSTILHSVVVPALAGFLRENPLVQYEFAAAEMRDLPGMLESGEADFVVLDRILERSGLESVLLGREACVLIESSRFRSPDIYLDHDPNDRTTELFLKKQGLRASKSPARRYMDDIHGIINGAALGLGKAVVPRHLLSKASSVRVIPGLKPLEIPVVLHYFKQPYYSRLQKEIIQRLKSHCAERLGG